The region AAAAAACTTGGAGCATGGAACAAAAAGTGATAACGGAAAATCTTAGTGTGATGGAACATATTCttcaattcaaaaattttgacagcAATCATCTCATATTCCAATTCACATGATTCAAATCAATGCTGAAGTTATAATTATAATTGGTATTGTAATTTTTGAAATTGCAATTAGGATTTAAACATGTCAACTCATAAATCAAGGAgctttataaaaatgaaaataaaatattataacgaCGACAAGTTGTACGTTTATAGTTTGGTACAAACTTCATACAATTATGAATATAATGAATCCTgggattagaaaaataaaataaaggagaaTCCATGAATCAACCAATCAACCAATGAATCCATGTATGAAAATGCTCAGACGCGCGAAACAATAACAGGGGCGGCGGCGTTGGCAGCAGCAGACGAGGCAGCCGCACTTACAAACGAGAACAACCCCAAACCAAAGGGCTCTTGTTCATCAAGAAATAGATCCTCCGACATCCTGAACGCACCGTGCGCACAAACAATAGCTATCCCCATCATGATCCCGGATATCAACAGGGATCCCACGCTGGTAAAAAAGATCACCACAACCGTTAATACCACTAATATCGCTAGCTTTTCTATATCCGAGTATGTTCGGCCCCATATGACCAGCGGCAGTTCCGAGGGGCGCAGTGCGTAGAGGAAAAGCCAAGCCGCTATGAGTGACAGCAGAATTATGAGAGAGAAAGGGTGGGTGATTAATGAGAAGGCGAGAACAGCCGTGAGTATGGTGAGGTAGTTGGCTCGGAAGTAGGAGAAATTCTTGCGAAGCCGGGAGGTGGCATCGGAGAAGGAGGCTGGTTTAGCAAAGGCAGTACGGTCGAAGAAGTCGGTCCAAGGACGGCAGTGAGAGAAAGCCAGGCGGAGAGAAGTGGAGAGGCGCGTGAGAAGAGTCTGGGCTGTGATAAGAGGTTTAGAATCGGCGTTGGGCTCCAACGTTGAGACTGAGACAGGGAGCATTGGAGCGGAATTTTGGGGATCAAATAAAAAGAGAAACTGAAACAAATCTGGAAAACGTTGTTGGGAGAGGAAAGCCTGGAAAGAAGAAAGTTGAAATGAGTGAGATGTGGGAGGCCATGTGCTGTGTGTCTTAATGCAGATGGAAGGTTTTCACTTTAAGTAAAACGAACTTTAAATGGTA is a window of Gossypium hirsutum isolate 1008001.06 chromosome D08, Gossypium_hirsutum_v2.1, whole genome shotgun sequence DNA encoding:
- the LOC107933780 gene encoding PRA1 family protein B3 is translated as MLPVSVSTLEPNADSKPLITAQTLLTRLSTSLRLAFSHCRPWTDFFDRTAFAKPASFSDATSRLRKNFSYFRANYLTILTAVLAFSLITHPFSLIILLSLIAAWLFLYALRPSELPLVIWGRTYSDIEKLAILVVLTVVVIFFTSVGSLLISGIMMGIAIVCAHGAFRMSEDLFLDEQEPFGLGLFSFVSAAASSAAANAAAPVIVSRV